The proteins below come from a single Desulfomicrobium escambiense DSM 10707 genomic window:
- a CDS encoding lysophospholipid acyltransferase family protein, protein MRLSLPPRLIGAILVPIVRLWCMTLRLERRNLAVFKDPALRARRPVIILWHDEIFPLIPSHSDEHMACVVSQSKDGELLATVLEGFGFRTVRGSSSRGGMRALVAAKRFMEEHDLGVIFTVDGPRGPRHKVKPGAVFLANLAGSPVVPVRVVMERAKIFHKAWDKFQLPWPFSRCVIVYGDPVDLPDCTRDPEEMQRQCERIEELMNSLGAI, encoded by the coding sequence GTGCGCCTTTCCTTACCCCCGCGGCTCATCGGGGCCATCCTCGTGCCGATCGTGCGCCTGTGGTGCATGACCTTGCGGCTGGAGCGGCGCAATCTGGCCGTTTTCAAGGATCCGGCCCTGCGCGCCAGGCGCCCGGTCATCATCCTCTGGCACGACGAGATCTTCCCCCTCATCCCCTCCCATTCCGACGAGCACATGGCCTGCGTGGTCAGCCAGAGCAAGGACGGCGAGCTTCTGGCCACGGTTCTCGAGGGCTTCGGCTTCAGGACCGTGCGCGGGTCCAGCTCCCGGGGGGGCATGCGCGCCCTGGTCGCGGCCAAGCGGTTCATGGAGGAGCACGACCTGGGGGTCATTTTCACCGTGGATGGTCCGCGCGGGCCGCGCCACAAGGTCAAGCCGGGGGCGGTCTTCCTGGCCAACCTGGCCGGGTCGCCCGTGGTTCCCGTACGGGTGGTCATGGAGCGGGCCAAGATATTTCACAAGGCCTGGGACAAGTTCCAGCTGCCCTGGCCCTTTTCGCGTTGCGTCATCGTCTACGGCGATCCCGTCGACCTGCCGGACTGCACCAGGGATCCCGAGGAAATGCAGCGCCAATGCGAGCGCATCGAAGAACTCATGAACTCCTTGGGAGCCATCTGA
- a CDS encoding lysophospholipid acyltransferase family protein: MRQLLYNAFLPLCSSLSLKDIHAFGRGLGWLMWTALPARRKETTARIRDRLGLGERQARELARASFRHSACAFLELFHARYMDYRFLAERVEYENPELFARMCSSPRPIVGVTGHLGSWELLGGVLKCFSSKTDCQVVVRLPKDPALSDLLMHMRSQSKIRVLPHRDAAVSALGQLRGGGLSAFLVDHNCRRAEAQFLPFLGEVAAVNKGPAILALRAKAEVWPCFLLRLPEGRFRFVTLPCLDTAGLTGSRAERIESICRFYTDAVERMVLRHPEQWFWMHRRWKTRP; the protein is encoded by the coding sequence ATGCGGCAACTTCTCTACAACGCCTTCCTGCCCCTGTGCTCGTCCCTGTCGCTGAAGGACATCCATGCTTTCGGGAGAGGTCTGGGCTGGTTGATGTGGACGGCCTTGCCCGCGCGCAGAAAGGAAACGACGGCCCGCATCCGGGACCGCCTCGGGCTGGGGGAACGCCAGGCCAGGGAACTGGCCAGGGCCAGCTTCCGGCACAGCGCCTGCGCCTTTCTGGAGCTTTTTCATGCCCGTTACATGGACTATCGTTTCCTGGCGGAGCGCGTCGAATACGAGAACCCGGAGCTTTTCGCGCGCATGTGCTCTTCGCCAAGGCCCATCGTCGGGGTGACCGGGCATCTCGGCAGTTGGGAACTGCTGGGGGGAGTTCTCAAATGCTTCTCCAGCAAGACCGATTGCCAGGTCGTGGTCCGTCTGCCCAAGGACCCGGCCCTGTCCGACCTGCTCATGCACATGCGCTCCCAGAGCAAGATCAGGGTCCTGCCGCATCGCGATGCCGCGGTCTCGGCGTTGGGGCAGTTGCGGGGAGGTGGATTGAGCGCCTTCCTGGTCGACCATAACTGCAGGCGCGCCGAAGCCCAGTTCCTGCCGTTTCTGGGCGAAGTCGCGGCCGTCAACAAGGGGCCGGCCATCCTGGCCCTGCGCGCCAAGGCCGAGGTCTGGCCCTGCTTCCTGCTTCGTTTGCCCGAGGGGCGCTTCCGCTTCGTGACCCTGCCCTGCCTGGACACCGCCGGGCTGACGGGGAGCAGGGCGGAGCGCATCGAGAGCATCTGCCGCTTTTACACCGACGCCGTGGAGCGTATGGTCCTCAGGCATCCGGAACAGTGGTTCTGGATGCACCGCCGCTGGAAAACCCGTCCCTGA
- the ade gene encoding adenine deaminase, producing the protein MSLNRLIPAARGEAPADLLIRGCMLVNVLSGEIHPASIGVKDGVFLGIGDYEAEETLDAEGRFLCPGLVEGHIHIESTLLDPVRFARVAAGHGTAVTVCDPHELANVLGLDGIRWLLETTCKLPMEIRCMMPSCVPATHLETAGARISPQEIQAMLEDFSERMPGLAEMMNYPGVLFQDPQVLAKLVAAGTRPIDGHAPGLTGLDLNAYILAGPGSDHEAVHLAEAREKLRKGMHVMLREGSSEKNLVELLPLVNDFNSQNCSLVTDDRHCDDLLRQGHLDYAVRLAVSNGLSPLRAIQMASINTARYFRLHRRGAVAPGYRADFILLDDLDSFAISSVHLRGRHIDDQSWDAAPSGVTVTGSVRLGDLSTDCLDIPARDGRVRVIRTVPGQIVTEVDLVKPRVENGLVCADPDADVAKLAVFERHHATGGRGLGLVRGLGIRRGALAGTVAHDSHNLITVGVSDADMMLAVRTLEACGGGYVCVEGGRVLELLPLPLAGLMSDREPAEVAAGLDRLNAAARSLGCPADINPFMQLSFLSLPVIPKLRLTDRGLVDVSSFDFVSLHE; encoded by the coding sequence ATGTCCTTGAATCGACTCATTCCCGCCGCCAGGGGAGAAGCCCCGGCGGATCTTCTCATACGCGGATGCATGCTGGTCAATGTCCTGTCCGGCGAAATCCACCCCGCGAGCATCGGCGTCAAGGACGGCGTGTTCCTCGGCATCGGCGACTACGAGGCCGAGGAAACCCTGGACGCCGAAGGGCGCTTTCTCTGCCCGGGGCTGGTGGAAGGGCACATCCACATCGAATCGACCCTGCTCGACCCCGTGCGTTTCGCCCGGGTGGCCGCGGGCCACGGCACGGCCGTGACCGTCTGCGACCCCCACGAGCTGGCCAACGTGCTGGGCCTCGACGGCATCCGCTGGCTGCTGGAGACCACCTGCAAACTGCCCATGGAGATCCGCTGCATGATGCCGTCTTGCGTGCCGGCCACGCACCTGGAGACGGCCGGGGCCAGGATCTCGCCTCAGGAAATTCAGGCCATGCTTGAGGATTTTTCCGAGCGCATGCCCGGTCTGGCGGAAATGATGAATTATCCCGGCGTGCTGTTTCAGGACCCGCAGGTCCTGGCCAAGCTCGTCGCAGCCGGGACGAGGCCCATCGACGGCCACGCGCCGGGGCTGACGGGCCTCGACCTGAACGCCTACATCCTGGCCGGTCCTGGAAGCGACCACGAGGCCGTGCACCTGGCCGAGGCCCGGGAGAAGTTGCGCAAAGGCATGCACGTCATGCTCCGCGAGGGCAGTTCCGAGAAGAACCTTGTGGAGCTGCTGCCCCTGGTCAACGATTTCAACAGTCAGAACTGCTCCCTGGTGACCGACGACCGCCACTGCGACGACCTGTTGCGCCAGGGCCACCTCGACTATGCCGTCCGGCTGGCCGTGAGCAACGGCCTCTCGCCCCTGCGGGCCATCCAGATGGCCTCCATCAACACGGCGCGGTATTTCCGCCTGCACCGCAGAGGGGCCGTGGCCCCGGGCTACAGGGCGGACTTCATTCTCCTCGACGACCTGGATTCCTTCGCCATCTCCTCCGTCCATCTGCGCGGCAGGCACATCGACGACCAGTCGTGGGACGCCGCCCCAAGCGGCGTGACGGTGACGGGCAGCGTCCGTCTCGGCGACCTGTCCACAGACTGTCTCGACATCCCGGCCCGGGACGGGCGGGTCCGCGTGATCCGCACGGTGCCGGGACAGATCGTGACCGAGGTCGACCTCGTCAAGCCCAGGGTCGAGAACGGCCTCGTCTGCGCCGACCCTGACGCGGACGTGGCCAAGCTGGCCGTGTTCGAACGCCACCACGCCACCGGGGGCAGGGGGCTGGGGCTGGTGCGGGGTCTGGGCATCCGGCGGGGCGCCCTGGCCGGAACCGTGGCCCACGATTCCCACAATCTCATCACGGTCGGCGTCTCGGACGCCGACATGATGCTGGCCGTGCGGACTTTGGAGGCGTGCGGCGGCGGCTATGTCTGCGTCGAAGGCGGCCGGGTGCTGGAGCTTCTGCCCTTGCCCCTGGCCGGGCTCATGAGCGACCGCGAACCCGCAGAGGTCGCGGCGGGCCTGGATCGCCTCAACGCCGCGGCGCGGTCCCTGGGCTGCCCCGCGGACATCAACCCGTTCATGCAGCTGTCCTTCCTGTCGCTACCGGTCATCCCGAAGCTGCGACTGACCGACAGGGGGCTGGTGGACGTTTCCTCCTTTGATTTTGTGTCGTTACACGAATAG
- a CDS encoding methyl-accepting chemotaxis protein: protein MWARLSLKWKILLITGCGPLVLALVMAWMHIRDVTDAAIGGKLKESRSVVMMAESVREDMAHKHKLGVLRPLDELKDDPARLLQSVPIVTAMNTAAAKAAEAGYEFKVPKESPRNPKNAPNDLERKVLDEFSSSNIQEKVIVEKDRLLYFKPIRLSEDCLYCHGDPKGEKDPTGGVKEGWKAGEVHGAFVVISSLKETNAAILSSEFTVGAVTMGILLLVGAVSWLQIRASVLRPLREAGDYLERLADGDMTGELTVSRKDELGDMQGHLNHMASNLRVIVRDITERARVLLGSSAELETMSDGLLKSAEELSAKSNTVATASEEMNANMNSVAAAMEQASTNVGTVATAAEEMSATIHEIAGNTDKTREVTQRAVAKANSASQRVDQLGVAAREIGKVTETITAISSQTNLLALNATIEAARAGEAGRGFAVVANEIKELANQTASATEEIRDRIAGIQGSTTATIEEIGQVMAVIEEVSTFVSTIAAAVEQQSAATRDIAENVGQASMGIQEVNENVSQASVVTGEIAKDIVQVSTASGRISTNSTELKQSSENLSLLARALEGLVKKFKV from the coding sequence ATGTGGGCGCGACTGAGTCTGAAGTGGAAGATACTGCTGATTACCGGCTGCGGCCCACTGGTCCTGGCGCTGGTCATGGCCTGGATGCACATACGCGACGTCACGGACGCCGCCATCGGCGGCAAGCTCAAAGAGAGCCGCTCCGTGGTCATGATGGCCGAGTCCGTGCGCGAGGACATGGCCCACAAGCACAAGCTCGGAGTGCTCCGCCCGCTGGATGAACTCAAGGATGATCCGGCCAGGCTGCTGCAATCCGTGCCCATCGTCACGGCCATGAACACGGCCGCGGCCAAGGCCGCGGAGGCCGGGTACGAGTTCAAGGTGCCCAAGGAGAGCCCCCGCAACCCCAAGAACGCGCCCAATGACCTGGAACGGAAGGTGCTGGACGAATTCAGCTCCTCGAACATCCAGGAAAAGGTCATCGTCGAGAAGGACAGGCTCCTCTATTTCAAGCCGATCCGCCTGTCCGAGGACTGCCTGTACTGCCACGGCGACCCCAAGGGCGAGAAGGACCCGACCGGGGGCGTCAAGGAAGGATGGAAGGCCGGCGAGGTGCACGGCGCGTTCGTCGTCATCTCCTCCCTGAAGGAGACCAACGCCGCGATCCTGTCCAGCGAATTCACCGTCGGTGCGGTCACCATGGGCATACTCCTGCTGGTGGGCGCCGTTTCCTGGCTGCAGATCCGGGCCAGCGTGCTGCGGCCACTGCGCGAGGCCGGCGACTACCTGGAGCGCCTGGCCGACGGCGACATGACCGGTGAACTGACGGTCAGCCGCAAGGACGAGCTGGGCGACATGCAGGGGCACCTCAACCACATGGCGTCGAACCTGCGGGTCATTGTCCGGGACATCACCGAGCGGGCCAGAGTCCTCCTGGGCTCCTCGGCCGAGCTGGAGACGATGTCCGACGGCCTGCTGAAGAGCGCCGAGGAGCTTTCGGCCAAGTCGAACACCGTGGCCACGGCCTCGGAGGAGATGAACGCCAACATGAACTCCGTGGCCGCGGCCATGGAGCAGGCCTCGACCAACGTCGGCACCGTGGCCACGGCGGCAGAGGAGATGAGCGCCACCATCCACGAGATCGCCGGCAACACGGACAAGACCCGCGAGGTCACCCAGCGCGCCGTGGCCAAGGCCAACTCGGCCTCGCAGCGCGTGGACCAGCTCGGGGTGGCTGCCCGCGAGATCGGCAAGGTCACTGAGACTATTACGGCCATATCCTCCCAGACCAACCTTCTGGCCCTGAACGCGACCATCGAGGCGGCACGTGCCGGCGAGGCCGGCCGCGGCTTCGCCGTCGTGGCCAACGAGATCAAGGAGCTGGCCAACCAGACGGCTTCGGCCACGGAGGAGATCCGCGACCGCATCGCCGGCATCCAGGGCTCCACGACCGCGACCATCGAGGAGATCGGCCAGGTCATGGCGGTCATCGAGGAGGTCAGCACCTTCGTCTCTACCATCGCCGCCGCCGTGGAGCAGCAGTCAGCCGCCACCCGCGACATCGCCGAGAACGTCGGTCAGGCCTCCATGGGCATCCAGGAGGTCAACGAGAACGTGTCCCAGGCCTCGGTGGTCACGGGCGAGATCGCCAAGGACATCGTCCAGGTCAGCACCGCCTCGGGGCGCATCTCGACCAACAGCACGGAGCTCAAGCAGAGTTCCGAAAACCTCTCCCTGCTGGCCAGGGCTCTGGAGGGGCTGGTCAAGAAGTTCAAGGTGTGA
- a CDS encoding chalcone isomerase family protein encodes MKGFLRAWLLILLLAADALSAPAHLYRYMDNPQPVGSGNLSFLVWNVYTATLYAPAGNWRPDGPFALHIVYHMELKGADIATRSIEEMRRQGLDDPETLRRFGARMEAIFPDVVKDMTLTGVRDRAGGTLFYRDGVFIGAIREQEFTDRFFDIWLSPETSEPKLRARLLGGS; translated from the coding sequence ATGAAAGGCTTTCTTCGCGCCTGGCTCCTGATCCTGCTCCTTGCGGCAGACGCCCTGTCCGCACCCGCACATCTCTACAGATACATGGACAACCCGCAGCCCGTGGGCAGCGGCAACCTGAGTTTCCTGGTCTGGAACGTCTACACCGCCACCCTGTACGCGCCCGCCGGGAACTGGCGCCCTGACGGGCCCTTCGCGCTGCATATCGTCTATCACATGGAACTCAAGGGGGCGGACATCGCGACGAGGAGCATCGAGGAAATGCGCCGGCAGGGCCTGGACGACCCTGAAACGCTGCGGCGCTTCGGGGCGCGCATGGAAGCGATTTTCCCTGACGTCGTCAAAGACATGACCCTGACGGGAGTGCGCGACAGGGCGGGAGGCACGCTGTTCTATAGGGACGGCGTTTTTATCGGAGCCATACGGGAACAGGAATTCACGGACCGCTTTTTCGATATCTGGCTTTCGCCCGAAACGAGCGAGCCGAAGCTCCGCGCCCGACTGCTTGGCGGCAGTTGA
- the modA gene encoding molybdate ABC transporter substrate-binding protein, whose translation MKSRTLPALLPLVLILFSTTVFAGDLLVSAAASLTNAFQDMKGPFEKAHPGTTIVFNFAASGPLLQQMEQGAPVDVFASADQETMNKAEKLVDPATRVDFAGNALVLVVPAEGAQPLTGPADLQGEQVKLVAIGNPESVPVGRYTKGALTAAGLYDALTPKFVLAESVRQALDYVVRGEVQAGFVYATDAALRADKVKVAAEVAGHKPISYPIALVQTSKSKDLGKAFIDFVKGAEGQAILARYGFKKP comes from the coding sequence ATGAAATCACGAACACTGCCTGCACTATTGCCCCTTGTCCTCATCCTCTTCTCGACGACCGTTTTCGCCGGCGACCTGCTGGTCTCCGCGGCGGCCAGCCTGACCAACGCCTTCCAGGACATGAAAGGTCCCTTCGAAAAGGCCCACCCCGGAACCACCATCGTCTTCAACTTCGCGGCTTCGGGCCCGCTCCTGCAGCAGATGGAGCAGGGCGCGCCCGTGGATGTTTTCGCGTCCGCCGACCAGGAAACCATGAACAAGGCCGAGAAGCTCGTCGACCCCGCCACCAGGGTCGATTTCGCGGGCAACGCCCTGGTGCTCGTCGTGCCGGCCGAAGGCGCCCAGCCCCTGACCGGTCCCGCTGACCTGCAGGGCGAACAGGTCAAGCTCGTCGCCATCGGCAACCCCGAATCCGTCCCCGTCGGCCGCTACACCAAGGGCGCCCTGACCGCTGCCGGCCTCTATGACGCTCTGACGCCGAAATTCGTGCTGGCCGAGAGCGTGCGCCAGGCCCTGGATTACGTGGTCCGCGGCGAGGTCCAGGCCGGCTTCGTCTATGCCACTGACGCGGCCCTGCGCGCCGACAAGGTCAAGGTCGCGGCCGAAGTGGCCGGCCACAAGCCCATCAGTTACCCCATCGCCCTCGTGCAGACCTCCAAGAGCAAGGACCTGGGCAAGGCCTTCATCGACTTCGTCAAGGGCGCCGAAGGCCAAGCCATCCTGGCCAGGTACGGCTTCAAGAAGCCCTAG